The window aatttaaattggtcgAAACTAAATAAATCCCTTGAAGAAGTCAGCTTAAGAGTTAATGAAATGCCGGATATAATTGCCAAcatggataaaataaaaaaaccaatTCCAAGAAGCATTAAAAGGGCTAGTCTAAGTGAGTCCAGTTCAATAACTTCTAAGTACTTGAAAGAAATTTCCATTGTCTCAAAAACCATCGATGAAACTAATATAACCAATAAAAGAAGCTTATTTATCCATGAGATGCATGAATCACATTCTAAAAATCAAACCATAGAACTTAAAGAAACCTTTAACAATATTGAAGAATCCATCCGGAAATACAACTCAACAACATCAAATAAAGAATTAAGTTCTTTTGAAAACGATTTTAACCGGTTAGCAAAGGAAATAAGGGACCTTAATGATATTGAGATAGGCACCTTGGCCACGACAATTAAAAATCGCAAGAGAGAATTCGATTTAGAAAACGAGAAGTTCATGAAACAGTTTGAAGATTTCACAAGAACTATAAAactgaaaattgaaataattaaaaaagacaATAGTAAAATGGAACATCGTTTACttcaattagaaaataaactaaatacAACACCAACGAAATTTGAAGAAAGACTTAACTATATGGAGGTCGCATGGAAAGCTATTTCAAAGTTGTATGGACTTCCTGAAGAGTCTTACTTGGGTCGCATCGAATTGGCCCAGAAACATCTAAGGGATCTTAACGAGGCCATTGCCAGGATGGAGCAGAATGCAGAGGATTGCATTTATGAGTGTGACTTGGGAGAATTGCCAACCATAGCCCAGTTGTTTAGCAGGATTAAGGTTTTAagagaaaaactaaaaaaaacgtTGAAACCTAAAAAAAACTAATCGCACCTAATATTTTCCTTGGCTCTTGTAAACTTTTGTATTAGAAAAATACCATCCTTATCcgtataaatttttatttaactaCCCAAAtccataaaaacaaaaaaaaataaaaataaaaaattattcattttttaaaattcgttTCTTAAACTTATATTCGATTGTCATAAAAGATAGGgatgtacaaaaaaatatcgatgCTGGAATCGAATGGGAAAATTACACTGGACTACAGATACTACTATCGGATTGAATAAAGGTTGTTATTAAAGCATAAGTCGATGCTTTTAGAAAAAATTGGCATggaatcttttatttttagtccACAGATCTGAATTTGTAAAAAAGTGTCTTTGAGTAAAATATCCCATACTTCAAATACATCGATAGTCGCAACAGAACATCGTTGCATCGATGCACCCAAGTTCCATCGATGTTTCTACATCTCTAGAATTGaaagaaagtttaaaaaagcttaaataaaaaaatatattagaaAACAGTATGCCAGTCAGCGAAGGAGAGGAGAGCGACGCCTCCTTCTATTCAGCCTCAGACAAGGTTAGCGAGAACTCAAAAGCTTGCATCCCGTTGGAGGAGCACGAGCTGGAAAACCTGAAGAAGAAACTGCAGAGAATAGTGTATATCCAGCACACGGATAGGAATTACCACCATGCACTGGCGGACATGCGAGACCAGACCATACTGTCGCTGCTGGTCGAGCCTAGTTTCTATGGACGTCACCACAAAACCTCAGTAGTGGTAGTGGCTACGGCGAACGAAACCTACGTATTCGATGTGCAGGCACTGGGGGGCACCATCCATCCGGAATTCCGTTTCATTCTTGAGGCGAAGCGGCCGAGAAAAGTGGTCCATTACAGTCATCGCATTGGTGATCATTTTAACCATCGACACGGCATCCGCTTGGGTGGTATCTGTGACAGCTTTACAGCCCTGTGTCTGGCCCGCCGCGAAAGGACTCCACGTACCCTGCCAGAGGCAGTATCCCTGGTGTTTGGCCTTCCCCTGGAAAAGCTACTCTGCAAGGAAGTTTCCGGATCCAGGGAATCTCTACGGAATTTCATCGCCCGTCCACTAACGCACAGCCAGTTGAGGTACCTGGCGAGGTTGGCCATTCTCCAACTCAAAATGCACGATCGCCTGATCTACGACAATATATGTGCCGAGGTGCAGCACATGACCTTGGACTTCAACCAAATATATACTGGAGACGCTTATGCAGCCTTGCAAATGGGTCCCACTAGTCACCATGGATTTGAATCCATCGATCATTGCTATAAGATAAATACTGAGGAATTGGCCAGTCCTACAGCTATCAAGAAAATCAACGGTCATCAACTGGACCATGAAAAGTGCCAAATGTGAGGGACTCCAGGGATTTGGGTTCTTTCCGCCTGTCAGCCCAAGCAGATGTTGAAATAACATACTAATTATGCACAATTTAGAGAATGCTAGGTTACTAAGGTCCTTGGGGAAGGAATTGATTATTCTTAAAAGATAGTTTTATTAATTCTATATTACAATTCATTCCAATTTACAATTTGGTACACAAAATAAAGTACGTTAAGAATAACGCATCCCTTCCAAATACCAGCTggtcgtttttttttctattaaaactcTTTAACTTGCATTTTCCTGGCTTTGCTTAATTTGGATTTGAAATTAATGTGGCGCTTTCGGCTGTTCAAATTCTCATTTACTTCCACGACATCAGTCAGTTTACTGGAAGTGCGGCTATGGATCAATACACTGTTACTTATTAGAGGAATCAGGGCCTAGAAAAAGAAATGTCAATCAAATTATAGCAAAGGACTTGATAGAACACCTACCCATTCAAGAATATCCATAGTAATGTTCAAATTTCCAATCAAATGTTCAAATGTAAGCTTTTGAAAAGTGTTGAACTGCATCAAGATCGCCATTTGAAATGTGCTGACTGACAAATCGTAGGACGTCTGGCCCAGGTTAATAGTAATTATACCAAAGGAACTAAAGAAATCGAATTGAAGCATTTTTTTGGGATGTCTGAAAAACTGATATTGCTTCAACTCCTCCACGGCTTGCTGCATTTCCCATGGCAATATTAGATTGCATTTTTCCACAAACTCCCTTCTATCCTGTTTGAAATAATTGAGATTGAACTCAAATCCGAGATTTCTAGTCTGAAGATAAGTTTGTAACTGGCCATTAAACAAATGGGATGTTTGGAAAACTCTCAAAAGCACCCTCAATATTATTGTGTCGTCGCCAAATATAT of the Drosophila ananassae strain 14024-0371.13 chromosome 2R, ASM1763931v2, whole genome shotgun sequence genome contains:
- the LOC6507258 gene encoding protein Exd1 homolog, with the protein product MPVSEGEESDASFYSASDKVSENSKACIPLEEHELENLKKKLQRIVYIQHTDRNYHHALADMRDQTILSLLVEPSFYGRHHKTSVVVVATANETYVFDVQALGGTIHPEFRFILEAKRPRKVVHYSHRIGDHFNHRHGIRLGGICDSFTALCLARRERTPRTLPEAVSLVFGLPLEKLLCKEVSGSRESLRNFIARPLTHSQLRYLARLAILQLKMHDRLIYDNICAEVQHMTLDFNQIYTGDAYAALQMGPTSHHGFESIDHCYKINTEELASPTAIKKINGHQLDHEKCQM